In Sorghum bicolor cultivar BTx623 chromosome 10, Sorghum_bicolor_NCBIv3, whole genome shotgun sequence, one genomic interval encodes:
- the LOC8067670 gene encoding AT-hook motif nuclear-localized protein 22 has product MASSKWWEQAALDFPSPQPHQAVPMPPALAPAVASPEGGGKQQQQPQQAGAGAAGAIVPLRRPRGRPLGSKNKPKPPVIITRDSPDALHSHVLEVAPGADVSACVAEYARRRGRGVCVLGASGAVGDVAVRGATAPLRGRFELLSVTGTVLPPPAPPEASGLAVLVSAGQGQVLGGCVVGPLVAAGPVTIFAATFANAVYERLPLADAPELDVKPDLSTATSAGGQDVQQQQQQQPQLPMAPSHQQPPAAMGAGGYADHRSPPYPWGGGV; this is encoded by the coding sequence ATGGCCAGCAGCAAGTGGTGGGAGCAGGCGGCACTCGACTTCCCGTCGCCGCAGCCGCACCAGGCGGTGCCCATGCCGCCGGCGCTAGCTCCCGCGGTTGCCTCGCCGGAGGGCGGcggcaagcagcagcagcagccgcagcaAGCGGGCGCCGGGGCGGCGGGGGCCATCGTGCCGCTGCGTCGGCCGCGGGGCCGGCCGCTGGGGTCCAAGAACAAGCCGAAGCCGCCGGTGATCATCACGCGGGACAGCCCGGACGCGCTGCACTCGCACGTGCTCGAGGTGGCGCCGGGCGCCGACGTGTCGGCGTGCGTGGCGGAGTACGCGCGGCGCCGGGGCCGCGGCGTCTGCGTCCTGGGCGCGTCGGGCGCGGTCGGGGACGTGGCCGTGCGCGGCGCCACGGCGCCGCTCCGGGGCCGGTTCGAGCTCCTCTCCGTCACCGGCACCGTGCTGCCCCCGCCGGCACCGCCCGAGGCGTCGGGCCTCGCCGTGCTCGTCTCCGCCGGCCAGGGCCAGGTCCTCGGCGGCTGCGTCGTTGGCCCGCTCGTCGCCGCTGGCCCCGTCACCATCTTCGCCGCGACGTTCGCCAACGCGGTCTACGAGCGCCTCCCGCTCGCCGACGCCCCCGAGCTCGACGTCAAGCCCGACCTCTCCACCGCTACCTCGGCTGGCGGGCAAGatgtgcagcagcagcagcagcagcagccacagCTTCCAATGGCGCCCTCCCACCAGCAACCTCCGGCGGCCATGGGCGCCGGCGGCTACGCGGACCACCGCTCGCCGCCGTACCCGTGGGGAGGCGGCGTATGA